TCAACGTGAAAAATCTGGACTATGTCGTGGCCTCGCACCAGGATCCGGATATAGTGGCTTCTCTCAACAAGTGGATGGTGGGAACCGATGCCAAGGTGGTTGTGCCGGCATTGTGGGAGCGCTTTATTCCCCATTTCACTCGTCCGGGCAAGACCGAAGGGCGTCTCCTGGCCATTCCGGATGAAGGCGTTAATCTTCAGTTGGGAGGCATTACCCTGAAGGCGTTACCCGCGCATTTCATGCATGCAGAAGGCAACTTCCAGTTTTATGATCCCGTGAGCAAAATCCTCTTTTCAGGTGATTTGGGTGCCAACCTGTGCCCGGTGGAAGATCTGGACAAGCCCGTCACGCAGCTCAAGGAGGTGTTGCCTTACATGGAGGGTTTCCACAAACGTTATATCAATGGCAACAAGGTGTGCCGTTTCTGGGCCAATATGGTGCGGGGACTGGATATTGATATGATTGTGCCCCAACATGGCAGGGCGCTTACTGGCGTCGCGATCGAACAGTTTATTCGCTGGATCGAGCAGCTGGAATGTGGTGTGGACCTGATGACCCAGGACAATTATAGGATTCCATGATCCTGGCCATGGGAACCATCAATCGTTGATGCCCAGGGTGCGTTTGGTATCTTCCAGCATCTGGTTGGCATACACCCTCAACTCTGTCGCCAGAATGCTGTCTGGTGTATCCAGGCGGAGTTTCTTCAATGCAGGAATTTGAGGCAAAGGGGGTGGAGGATTGTTGTTGTCCTTGCGCGATATCTGAACGCAGGCTTTTGCAGCAATGACGATGTCCGTCAGATTTGGCTGGTTTCTGCCATGGTCGTACATCCATTCTGTGGAATCACAGATGCTCTGGGATAATGTGTGGAATATATTCCAGTGGGACAGCAACATGCGTCCGATCTCCTTGCTGAACATTAGTATGCAGTCCTGCAGTTCCCGGGAAGTGATTTCCC
This sequence is a window from Thiolapillus brandeum. Protein-coding genes within it:
- a CDS encoding oxygen-binding di-iron domain-containing protein, which encodes MELYNDGRHICVAFRNLVKGEAVQANQFFIVDNEHAALIDPGGELTYTALFMAMSEYINVKNLDYVVASHQDPDIVASLNKWMVGTDAKVVVPALWERFIPHFTRPGKTEGRLLAIPDEGVNLQLGGITLKALPAHFMHAEGNFQFYDPVSKILFSGDLGANLCPVEDLDKPVTQLKEVLPYMEGFHKRYINGNKVCRFWANMVRGLDIDMIVPQHGRALTGVAIEQFIRWIEQLECGVDLMTQDNYRIP